The Hymenobacter sp. DG01 sequence CGGGCAGCTGCAGAGTGAGGGCGTGTTCAGCAAGGGTTTGCTAGCTGGCCCCTACAAAACTTATTATGACAACGGGCAGGTGGAAACCGACGTGCAGGCCGATAAATCGGGGCGGGGCAGCTACCGCAGCTACTACCGCTCCGGCAAGCTGCGCACCGAGGGCACCTACGCGCCGGCTACGCTGGTGGGCAGGGCCGTGAAAAACCCGCTGGCCGACGACCTCACCAAACAAGCCAAAAACCTGGTGGGCGGCACCAGCAACCTCGATGGCCCAGCCAAATCCTACTACGAAAGCGGGGCCGTGAAAAGCACCCAGACCTACCGACAGGGCGTATTGGTGGGCACCCAGCAAGACTACTACGAGTCCGGGAAGGTGCAGCAGAAGATAGAGTACGCCAACCAGGGCCGCGACCGGAAAATTACGGGCTACTACGAGGATGGCCTGCCCAAAGAGGAGCAGCAGTATAAGAACGGTGTTCCGGCGGGTATCTGGCGCGTGTTCCACCCCGGCGGCAAGCAGGTGCAGAAGCAGGAAACCTACGTAGGCGGCAAGCTGGCCGGCGAACAGCTTACCTACTACCCCACCGGCACCGTGCAAAGCAAGCTGACGTATGAGGCCGGCAAAACTACCGGGCTGGGCCAGGAGTACTACCCCTCCGGCAAGCTCAAAGCCGAAACCACCTATGTGAAAGGTCTGAAAACGGGCCCCTACCGCCAGCTGCGCGAAGACGGTACCCCGGAGGTAGCGGGGGCCTTCCGCAATGGCAAGGAAACCGGCGTGTGGAGCTACTTTGAGGCTGATGGCAAAACCGTGCACGAGAAGAAAACCTTCCGCAATGGGCAGGTGGTAACCGCGGGCACTACCCCCGCCGCCAAGCCAGCCCCGGCTCGCAAGCCCGCTACGCCGGTTAAACGCAAATAATAGCTTAACGCTATATCTGGCCCTACTTTTGCGGAGGTTCGGTCAGATTGGTTTTGCTGCTCCGGGACGCTACCCCTATCTTTCCCCAGAAGGCCTTTCTGCTTGTCATGCAAGACTCAGGAAGGCCTTCTGCTTTTCACTAATCACGCCTGTATCGATTCTACCCTCTACCCTTCTTCTTTATGCCTTCCTTTTTACAGTGTGCTGGTGCGGCCTTCGGGCTTTTACTTCAAACTACCGCGGCATACGCCCAGATTCCCGTGTTTTCCTGGGCCTCCGGTGGTGAGAAACCAACCCGTTTTGGGCAGCAGGCTCAGGCGCGCAGCATAGCCACCGATGCCGCCGGTAACACCTACGTAGCAGGTACATTCCGGGAAACCCTCACCCTTGGTGCCACTACCCTCACCGCTACTGCCGACTATGATGTGTTCGTGGCCAAGCTGGACCCAGCGGGCGTCTATACCTGGGCCGTACGGGCCGGGGGAAACGACGAAGACATTGCGACGGCCGTGGCCCTGGATGCGGCCGGCAACGTGTACGTGACCGGGCACACTGAAAGCTACCTACCCAGCTTCGGCAATCAGCAGATAGTAAACTCCGGCTACGGCACCCACCTGTTCCTGGCCAAGCTGAGCCCCGAGGGCCAGTGGCTGCGGGTAAGTCACTCCAGCGGCGTTAACACCAACAACTTTATTTTCCCGGAAGGGTTGGCTGTGGATGCAGCCGGCAATGCCTACGTGACGGGCGGCTTGCGCTGCTACGATGCCACCTTCGGTTCGCACCTTGTCCGTAATGAGGGGGTGTATAATGCTTTTGTGGCTAAGCTTAGTGCCGCCGGCACCTGGGACTGGGCCGTGACCGAAGGCGGTAGCCGCAGCTACGATTTCGGGCAGGGCATTGGGGTTGACGGCAGCGGCAACGTGTACGTGACCGGCACCTTCGAGGGCGACTTGGCCCGCTTCGGCACTATACCGCTGCGCCGCGACAACTGGCGCAGCAATATGTTCGTGAGCAAGCTCAACGCGCAGGGCCAGTGGCAGTGGGCCGTGAGCGGAGGAGGCAGCGCCCAGACGCGGGGCAATGGCCTAGCCGTGGACGCAAGTGGAAATGTATTCGTAACGGGCGCCGTAGCGGGCAAGCAGGCACGGTTTGGCACTGTGCCTGCTTCCAAAGAAGATGACAGCTTCGACTTGCTGGTGGCCCGGCTGAGTCCTGAGGGCCAGTGGCAGTGGGCCGTGCGCGGCGGCGGACCCGAGCAGGATGCGGGCCTGGATGTTGCGCTGGACGCTGGGGGTAATGTACTCGTTGCTGGTAATTTCGCCGGAACTCGCGTCTCGTTCGGGTCCCTACCTCCTCTGTCGGCAGCGGGCCCAACCGATGTAGTGGTGGCGGGCCTTACCGCCGCAGGTAGCTGGCGCTGGGCCGTGGGCAGCGGCGGCCCCGGCGAAGACCTTGCCCTGGCTATAGCCAGCAACCCCGCCACGGGTGCCACTCAAGTGGCGGGCACTTTCCAGGGTGCCTCCATTTCCCTGGGCGAAACCCAACTGCCGGGCGGCACGCCGTACTATGAGTATTTCGCGGACCGTTTTTTCGTGACCAGCGTTCAGGATTTGGCCCGGCCCGCTGCGGCTACCCTTACCCTTTGGCCCAACCCCAGCCGCGGTACCGTGTGGGCTACGGGTCTGGAGCCCGATCAGCCGGTGCAGGTGTTCGACGCCCTAGGCCGACTAGTAGCCGCCAACGCCCGGCCCGCCTACGAAGTTCAGGGCTTAAACCTACCCCCTCTAACTCCTGGCATGTACGTGGTGCGCTGCGGCAAGCAAAGCCAGCGCATCCTGATTCAGTAGCTCCCCATCCAAAACAAGCCAGCACCCCCGCCTACCAGTTGCCGCTAAGCGGAATGGTAGGTGGGGTTGCTTTTTCATAAGACGAGGGGGAGTAGCTAGTTGCGGCCGGCGGCTGGCGTTAGCCAAATGGTGAAGGCCGTGGTGCTATGGGCGGTGGCGGCTAGCTCGAACCGGAAATGGTGGGCCAGCAGGATGTCGCGCACCAGCGTCAGGCCAATGCCCTGGCCGTCGCGCTTGGTGCTGAAAAAGGGCGTGAACAGGCGGCGCTGCACCTCGGGCGGAATGCCGGGGCCGTCGTTTTCAATGATAATGCGGGCGGGCTGTTGCGTGGTCCGGACCCAGATGTTCCCATTTTCGCCAATAGCTTCCAGGGCGTTTTTGCTGATGTTCAGCAGGGCCTGCTCCAGCTGCAGGGGGTCCAGCACTACCACCAACGCCTCCGGCGCCAGCTCCCAGTGCCACAGGATGCGGCGGCGCTCCGCCTGCACCTGCAACAGACGGCCAATGGAGCGGAGCTGCGCGTGCACATCGGTGGGCTGGCACTGGGGTAGCGGCAGGCGCACCAGGTTGGCGAAATTGGCAATGAAGTTGGCCAGGTGCGTATTGCGCCCGGTGGATACGTCCAGGGCCTCCGTGAAATCGGGCTGGTCGTCGGGGCGGAGCTGGGGGGCGTAATAGTGGAAGCTCTGCAGAATGGAATTGATGGCGCCGATGGAGTTGTTGATTTCGTGCGACATCATCCGGATCAGCTTCTCGTAGGCCCGTTTCTCCTGCCGGATCAGGTCCTGGGTCAGCTCTTCCAGCATAATAAACTGGCGGGTAAAGCCCCGGTCCACGAAGTGGGAACAATGCGCGCGGTAGGTCTGGATGCCGGAGAGCTGCACCACCTGCGGCTCCCGGCTGGAAAGCCCCGTCAGGGCCGCGCCCCAGTCGCCGGGCAGCTGGGCCGGCAGCTGACCCAGCAGCTGCGGCGCCGACAAGCCCAGCATGCGCTCGGCGGCGGGGTTCACGCCCTCAATGTGCCCATCAAAGGACAGCAGCAGCACCCCGGCCGGCGAGGCCTGAATCAGGCTTTCGAGCAGGTAGCTTTTCTCGTGCTGGGTTACCCGCTCCCGGCGCAGCTCGTCAATCATGTGGTTGTACACATCAATGAGCTGGTCCATCTCGCGTTGCCCCACGGGCACAAACTTCATGGAGAAGTCCCGGACGCGAATGGCCTCGGTGCCGGCCGCAATCAGCTGAAACGGCCGCACAAAGCCCCGGTACAGCTGCACCGTCAGAATTATGCTGATCAGCAGTAGCACTTCCAGCCCCACAAACAACGGCGGATTTGTGCGCATTACCTGCCCGGCCAGCACAATGAGCACAGCGTGAATTATCGTGACAAAGAGCAGAAACTTAACGCGCAGGGTCATGAACGATTTAAGAAGCTAGTAGTGCGCTAAAGCTATGCGTAAAACCAGTTCCTCTCCTCGGTTGAGGCGGGGAACTGGTTTCAGTCTCTGCCTATTTGCCTACCCCCTACTCCGCATCAAACGGAATGGCGTACTTTTCCAAGCGGCGGTAAAGGGCGCCGCGACTCAGGCCCAGAGCTTTGGCTACGCGGCTGATGTTGCCGCCGTAGTGCTCCAGCGTGCGCCGGATCATCTGGGCCTCCAGCTCATCCAGGGTCATGGTACCGGGTTCGGGCAGCTCGCCGGTTTCGGCGGGGCGCGGGGGTAGGCGCTGAAACTGGGCCTGGAAATCTTCGGGACCCAGCTCGTCTTTGCCGCTGACCAGTATGGCCCGCTCCACCAGGTTTTTCAGCTCCCTGATGTTGCCCGGCAGCGGCTGCTCCTGCAGCCAGTGCTGGGCCCGGACGCCTACTTTCAGGGCCGGGCGGTTGTAGGTGGCGCGCAGCCCATCCACGAAGTGCTGCACCAGCAGCGGAATATCCTGGGGCCGCTCGCGCAGGGCCGGGAGGCGCACCGTAATCAGGTTGATGCGGTAGAACAAGTCCTCGCGGAAGCGGCCCTGCTGCACCATTTCGGCCAGGTTGCGGTTGGTGGCGCAAATCACCCGGATATCAAGGCGGCGCGGCTTACTGTCGCCGAGCACCTCGTAGGTGCGGTCTTGCAGTACCCGCAGCAGCTTTACCTGGCTGCTCAGGTCCAGCTCCCCTATTTCATCCAGGAAGATAGTGCCGCCATTGGCCAGCTCGAAGCGGCCGATGCGGTCGGTTTTAGCATCGGTGAAGGCCCCACGGCGGTGCCCGAACATCTCACTCTCAAACAAACTGGCCGAAATGCCGCCCAGGTTTACCTTCACGAAGGGCTGACGGCGGCGCTGGCTGTTCTGGTGCACGGCCTCGGCAATCAGCTCCTTGCCCGTCCCCGATTCGCCCTCAATCAGTACGGAGGCATCGGTGGCGGCCACCTGGCCTACGTTGCGCAACACGTGCAACAGGCGGGCATCCTGCCCCACAATGCCTTGGAAGTTGTACTGCTTATCAAGCTGCCGGCGCGTGAGGGTGGCGGGGTCGGTTTCCTCGTCGGGCTCGTGCAGGGCCAGGATGGTGCGGATGGTCTGGAGCAGGGAGTCGTTGTGCCAGGGCTTGGTAATGAACTCAGCGGCCCCAGCTTTCATGCCTTCCACCGCCAGCGCAATAGAGCCCCAGCCGGTAATCAGGATGACGGGAACCTGCGGGGCGAGGCGCTTAACCTGGGCCAGCAGGCGCACGCCATCCTGCCCGCTGGTTTCCAGCGAGTAGTTCATGTCCATGAGCACCAAACGAGGGGGAGCCTGCTGCACCAGCTGCAAGGCTTCTTCGGGGGTAGCAACGCCCTTGGCGGGGTAGCCGGCCTGCTTCAGCAGCAGCCCCAGCGAGGTGCGTATTGCCACATCGTCGTCAATAATCAAGATCATAGCTCAGAAGCGAAGGACGGAATTTAGAGTAGAAAAGAAAATTCCGTGGGGCTCTACCCTACCCCCTGACCCCACCCCAACCTCTGCCTATTAGGGAGAGGCTGGAGTGGGGTTTCGAGCTACTCCTCCCGAAGCGCAACGGCCGGATGAATACCGGCGGCCTGCCGGCTGGGCTGCAGGGCACAGATGGCCGTGAGCAGGAAAATGAGCACCGTGGCCAGCACCATGGCCACGATATACACCTGCTGGGGCAGGCCAAACACGCCCAAAAGCGGGAATTGCGCGGCCAATACCAGCCCCCCCAGCACGCCAAACGTAGTAACCACCAGCATTTCGCCCAGAAACTGCCCGCTGATGGCGTTGCCAGTGGCGCCCAAGGCCCGCCGCAGCCCGATTTCGGATTTGCGTTGGCTGATGTTGAACCACAGCACCCCAAACAGGCCCAGCGCCACGTTGAGGATCAGGAATACGCCTACCATGCCCAGGGCAATCAGGGGCGTCATCATGAACTTCATTTTATCCTTGCGGTTCTCGGCCAGGGTATTCACGTTGGCATCCCAACCCTTGGTCACGGCCTTGATTTTGCGCACCAGCTGCTGCTCCAGCACGGCGGCGCTGCCGGGCTGCACGCGCACCAGCAGAATAGGTTGCTCCGTGTTGCCTAACCGGGCCGTATCCTGCAGCGCACGCCGGGAAAACAAGGCGGGGTCGTTGGCGGCGAAGTCGCTGCCGGAGCGGTAGGCATCCACTACACCTACCACCTGCCATTCCTCGTCGTGCTTCTCATTGGTCATTACTTTACCTACCGCCGACTCCTGCCCGAACATCTCTTCCGCAAACCGCTTATTTACTACCACGTGGTGGCGCGACGAGGCATCGTCGCGACGGTCGAACCAGCGGCCGGCTACCACGTTCAGGCCCAGTACCTTTGCCATGTCATCGTCGGCATCATAATATTCCGTGAGGGGAGCCTGCTTGTCTTTGTAGAGGTACTCATCGGTATTCATGTTGCTGAACGAGAACGGCGTATTGTCGCTGGTCCAGGTAACGGCGGCCACGCCGGGCGTAGCTTTCAGCTCCTGCACCAGCCGCTGGAGCGTTTCCTTGCGGCTGATGGTATCTTGGCCGGGGTTGATGTTGAACTCCCACACGTTATCCGAGGTGAAGCCCATGGGCTGCCGGTAGTTGTAGTAGTTGTTGACGAGCAGTACGCTCACCACGAACAGCACGAAAAACGACAGCAGGATTTCGGCCATCAGCAGGAAGTTGGAGCGCTTCCGGTTCCAGATCAGAGTAAACAGATGACGGATCATGATTCTACTTGTTATACCGTGTGCATGAATTACTTACTACCCCCCTTCAGGGCTTGAACCGGCTGCAGCCGCGACATTTTGAAGGCCGGATACACGCCCGAGAGCACGCCGAAAATCAAGGTCACGAGCAGGGCCCAGCCGAAAATCCGCCAGTTCAGCTCGAAGTGGGCGTAGGCCAGCACCTGTGAGCCCCCGATAAGCTGCAGGGCCCCGTAGGCGAGCAGCAGCCCCAGCAACCCACCGATGGCCGTGAGAAAAATATTCTCGACCAGAAACTGCCCGATAAGCGTGCGGCTGGTAGCCCCGAAGGCCTTGCGAACCCCGATTTCAGAGGAGCGCTCCATAATGCGGCTCACGTTGATGTTCACCAGGTTCAGGGCGGGCAGCATCATAAACAGCAGGGCCAGGCCCGAGAGAATAGAGAACAGAATCGTCAGGCCGTCGGAGGCGTAATCGGTGAAGGGGTTCATGAGTTGCCGCGAAAAGGACGCCAGCAGCGGCTCGGCGTGCATTTCCATATACTTCATGTTCTTCGGGTCGGGCAGGGGCACGCGTTTCATCATCTGGTCGAACTCAGCCTGCACGGCCGGTATATCCGCTTCCGACTTCACCTGGATGATAGCGGCATAATCGCCGTTGAGCTGCACGCGCTGCAGGTCGTTGGGGCTGGTGGTCAGGGGCACCCACACGTCGGCGTAGGAGCTGAAGCGCAGGGCCGGCACATTTTCCACCACTCCCTGAACGCGGTAGTTGGTTTGGTTGATTTCGATGGTGCGGCCTACCACGCCTTGGTCGGTGCCGAAGTACTTGCGGGCCGTGGCGCGGTTGATAACGGCCACCCGCGCCGCCGATTTTACTTCGCCCTCGCTGAAAGGCTTGCCTTCATGAAAAGTAAAATCCAGTACCTGCCAGAACACCTCATCGGTGTACTTCAGGTCCAGGTCGAGGCGGTTGTTGCCGACGTAGCTGGGCGTGGAGTGAAAGTTGGAGTACACGGCCACCTTCTCGGGCGTTTTGAGGGGGCGCACAAACTTATCGAGCAGGTAGTAGCTGGGCGGCGAGTTCTGGTTACCCCCACCCGTCCACCGAACGTGCATGAAGTTGACGAACAGCATCTTATTGATGCGCGTTTCGGGGGCATGGGCACCCACTAAGTGGTCGAACATGGCCGCCACCACCAGCAGCACCATGAGGGTGAAGGAGATGCCGAACAGGCTGATGAAGGTGAAGAACTTGCGGCGCAGCAAGACTTTCCAGGCAATTTTGAGGTAGCTAAGCAACATGAGCTTGGGCGTAGGAAGTAGAAAAGGAAGAATGAAGCGCGGCCACCTGCCGCTGCAGCACCGCGCGGGCTTTGCTGAGCTGCGACTTACTGGTGCCTTCTGAAATACCGAGCAGCGCGGCCACCTCGGGGTGGGTGTAGCCCTCCAGGGCGCAGAGGTTGAACACGGCCCGGTAGCCGGCCGGCAGCTCCTGCACCAGCCGCAGCAGGTCAGCTGCTTGCAGCTCCACGTCGGCGGTGGGCAGGTCGGTGGCCAGGTGGCCGGTGTGGCAGTCCTCCAGGCGAAGCGTAAGGATTTCGCGGCGGCGCAGGTAGCTCAGGGCCTCGTGCACCACAATGCGGCGCACCCACCCTTCCAGGCTGCCCCGGCCCTCGAACTGACCCAGGCACCGAAACACCTTCACGAAGCCGCGCGCCAGCACCTCTTCGGCGTCGAACTCGTGGTGGACGTAGCGCAGGCAGAGGGCCAGCATCTTCGGGGCGAAGCGGTGGTACAGCTCCTGCTGGGCCGCAGCGCTGCCCCGGCGGCAGGCCGCAACCAGTTCAGCGTCAGAAAGCGGGAGGACTAGCGTTTTCATTTTCTGGGGTATGAGGGTAGGAGGGTGTGAGGGTGAAGGATTTAGGTGGTTCTACAGGCGACAGGTGGATGTACCTCCTACCCCCATACCCTCCTACCCTCCTACCCCCTAGCTAACCTGGCTGCCGTCGAAGAAGCGGATGAGGCGCTCGGTGCGGCGGGCCTGCTGCTCGTCGTGGGTTACCATCACGATGGTAGTGCCGTCCTGGCGGTTCAGGCCC is a genomic window containing:
- a CDS encoding ABC transporter permease translates to MLLSYLKIAWKVLLRRKFFTFISLFGISFTLMVLLVVAAMFDHLVGAHAPETRINKMLFVNFMHVRWTGGGNQNSPPSYYLLDKFVRPLKTPEKVAVYSNFHSTPSYVGNNRLDLDLKYTDEVFWQVLDFTFHEGKPFSEGEVKSAARVAVINRATARKYFGTDQGVVGRTIEINQTNYRVQGVVENVPALRFSSYADVWVPLTTSPNDLQRVQLNGDYAAIIQVKSEADIPAVQAEFDQMMKRVPLPDPKNMKYMEMHAEPLLASFSRQLMNPFTDYASDGLTILFSILSGLALLFMMLPALNLVNINVSRIMERSSEIGVRKAFGATSRTLIGQFLVENIFLTAIGGLLGLLLAYGALQLIGGSQVLAYAHFELNWRIFGWALLVTLIFGVLSGVYPAFKMSRLQPVQALKGGSK
- a CDS encoding PAS domain-containing sensor histidine kinase; amino-acid sequence: MTLRVKFLLFVTIIHAVLIVLAGQVMRTNPPLFVGLEVLLLISIILTVQLYRGFVRPFQLIAAGTEAIRVRDFSMKFVPVGQREMDQLIDVYNHMIDELRRERVTQHEKSYLLESLIQASPAGVLLLSFDGHIEGVNPAAERMLGLSAPQLLGQLPAQLPGDWGAALTGLSSREPQVVQLSGIQTYRAHCSHFVDRGFTRQFIMLEELTQDLIRQEKRAYEKLIRMMSHEINNSIGAINSILQSFHYYAPQLRPDDQPDFTEALDVSTGRNTHLANFIANFANLVRLPLPQCQPTDVHAQLRSIGRLLQVQAERRRILWHWELAPEALVVVLDPLQLEQALLNISKNALEAIGENGNIWVRTTQQPARIIIENDGPGIPPEVQRRLFTPFFSTKRDGQGIGLTLVRDILLAHHFRFELAATAHSTTAFTIWLTPAAGRN
- a CDS encoding sigma-54 dependent transcriptional regulator; the encoded protein is MILIIDDDVAIRTSLGLLLKQAGYPAKGVATPEEALQLVQQAPPRLVLMDMNYSLETSGQDGVRLLAQVKRLAPQVPVILITGWGSIALAVEGMKAGAAEFITKPWHNDSLLQTIRTILALHEPDEETDPATLTRRQLDKQYNFQGIVGQDARLLHVLRNVGQVAATDASVLIEGESGTGKELIAEAVHQNSQRRRQPFVKVNLGGISASLFESEMFGHRRGAFTDAKTDRIGRFELANGGTIFLDEIGELDLSSQVKLLRVLQDRTYEVLGDSKPRRLDIRVICATNRNLAEMVQQGRFREDLFYRINLITVRLPALRERPQDIPLLVQHFVDGLRATYNRPALKVGVRAQHWLQEQPLPGNIRELKNLVERAILVSGKDELGPEDFQAQFQRLPPRPAETGELPEPGTMTLDELEAQMIRRTLEHYGGNISRVAKALGLSRGALYRRLEKYAIPFDAE
- a CDS encoding ABC transporter permease; this encodes MIRHLFTLIWNRKRSNFLLMAEILLSFFVLFVVSVLLVNNYYNYRQPMGFTSDNVWEFNINPGQDTISRKETLQRLVQELKATPGVAAVTWTSDNTPFSFSNMNTDEYLYKDKQAPLTEYYDADDDMAKVLGLNVVAGRWFDRRDDASSRHHVVVNKRFAEEMFGQESAVGKVMTNEKHDEEWQVVGVVDAYRSGSDFAANDPALFSRRALQDTARLGNTEQPILLVRVQPGSAAVLEQQLVRKIKAVTKGWDANVNTLAENRKDKMKFMMTPLIALGMVGVFLILNVALGLFGVLWFNISQRKSEIGLRRALGATGNAISGQFLGEMLVVTTFGVLGGLVLAAQFPLLGVFGLPQQVYIVAMVLATVLIFLLTAICALQPSRQAAGIHPAVALREE
- a CDS encoding toxin-antitoxin system YwqK family antitoxin; amino-acid sequence: MKRLVFALLLLASTAAQAQKLRRLTTYFDSTNTRKREIFSAVVGPDTVMQGPYKRFYYSGKLEAQTRYTDGKRDSAYVEFHPNGGRRLEVTYRQGVRQGPFKTYYDNGKVAQEGAYEEDQPTGLLRYYHPSGEVKLETSLDHGQPAGTIRELYPSGKPRVEITYQNGQANGPVKTYYENGQLQSEGVFSKGLLAGPYKTYYDNGQVETDVQADKSGRGSYRSYYRSGKLRTEGTYAPATLVGRAVKNPLADDLTKQAKNLVGGTSNLDGPAKSYYESGAVKSTQTYRQGVLVGTQQDYYESGKVQQKIEYANQGRDRKITGYYEDGLPKEEQQYKNGVPAGIWRVFHPGGKQVQKQETYVGGKLAGEQLTYYPTGTVQSKLTYEAGKTTGLGQEYYPSGKLKAETTYVKGLKTGPYRQLREDGTPEVAGAFRNGKETGVWSYFEADGKTVHEKKTFRNGQVVTAGTTPAAKPAPARKPATPVKRK
- a CDS encoding SBBP repeat-containing protein; this translates as MPSFLQCAGAAFGLLLQTTAAYAQIPVFSWASGGEKPTRFGQQAQARSIATDAAGNTYVAGTFRETLTLGATTLTATADYDVFVAKLDPAGVYTWAVRAGGNDEDIATAVALDAAGNVYVTGHTESYLPSFGNQQIVNSGYGTHLFLAKLSPEGQWLRVSHSSGVNTNNFIFPEGLAVDAAGNAYVTGGLRCYDATFGSHLVRNEGVYNAFVAKLSAAGTWDWAVTEGGSRSYDFGQGIGVDGSGNVYVTGTFEGDLARFGTIPLRRDNWRSNMFVSKLNAQGQWQWAVSGGGSAQTRGNGLAVDASGNVFVTGAVAGKQARFGTVPASKEDDSFDLLVARLSPEGQWQWAVRGGGPEQDAGLDVALDAGGNVLVAGNFAGTRVSFGSLPPLSAAGPTDVVVAGLTAAGSWRWAVGSGGPGEDLALAIASNPATGATQVAGTFQGASISLGETQLPGGTPYYEYFADRFFVTSVQDLARPAAATLTLWPNPSRGTVWATGLEPDQPVQVFDALGRLVAANARPAYEVQGLNLPPLTPGMYVVRCGKQSQRILIQ
- a CDS encoding RNA polymerase sigma factor translates to MKTLVLPLSDAELVAACRRGSAAAQQELYHRFAPKMLALCLRYVHHEFDAEEVLARGFVKVFRCLGQFEGRGSLEGWVRRIVVHEALSYLRRREILTLRLEDCHTGHLATDLPTADVELQAADLLRLVQELPAGYRAVFNLCALEGYTHPEVAALLGISEGTSKSQLSKARAVLQRQVAALHSSFSTSYAQAHVA